The following nucleotide sequence is from Triticum dicoccoides isolate Atlit2015 ecotype Zavitan chromosome 7B, WEW_v2.0, whole genome shotgun sequence.
AAACCACTCTAAAAATAGTGTCCCCTTGACTCCTTATATTGGACTGTGCTCTGTCCATTTTGAATCTGCATGGATAAGGATATATCCGATCCATTAGTGGCGCCAACGAATTCGGGATAGGCGGTAAAAATAGCTTGGTGTGTGGCCGTTACGTGGCTTTAAATAGACCAGTGCATGGATAAAGCACCCCCTTTTTTATCTCCCTCCCCGCTCTGTTACTGCTCACCACTACAACCCGTAGAGTAATTTAACTTAGGCTGATACGAGGATCCACAATTTACTGCACATTAGTCTTCCATTTCAGCAAAGGTAACTCGCATGATTCATTCTCCATGTACGTCTTTCTTGTGTTCAGATTTCTTGGGAGGGTTTGGATGAGAGGTTTCTGGCTAGACGATGGCAGTAATTTGTTAAACATTTCTAGTACGATGTTCGTTCTTTCACCGGTTCTTGGTTCTGATAAAACGTTCGTTGGAATGGTAGAGGTCGATCGAGATTGCCGTCGTCGTCGCTCGGTCGATGGGGGGCAGCATGGAGGAGCAGCTGCACATGACGGCGGCGGCGAATAAGATCGCGGTGCCGTTGAAGAAGCACCACCCGAACCTCCACATGGCCCACGCCGGCGCGGGcaagggcggcggggaggcgccggCGGTGATGGTGACCACGCCCAAGGCGTCGTCGCAGGCGCCCAAGCACGCGCACCTGCTGGCGAGCCCAGGGGCGTGCCTCTGCTCGCCGACGACGCACGCCGGGTCGTTCCGGTGCAGGCTCCACCGCGGCGGCGCCGGCGTCGGCCTCCACGAGATGGGCAAGAAGAGCAGCCCCGGCGCGTGACGCGCGCGCCCACCCGTCCGCACGTTCTTGTTTCTGTTTTGCTGGATGGGTGGTGTGCAGTGCATGGGAAGGGAAAatattttttttctctcctttttggaTCCTCTGTTTGCGTCGACGGGGAACTTCATCTTGTCATCTGCAGTCGACGATTACGAATGTTGATCGATTCTGTGCCTGATGGAAACCGGCCGCCTGTATATATAACAAAGTGTACATAACTGCCGGTTCAGAAATGGGCAATTGCAGAGTTCTAGATCAAaagtttccctcaaaaaaaaatcaaaagttTCAGAATATTTTTATACGCCTTGAAGAAAAAAGATTAAAGTGTTGACAGTGGGATTTGAACCCACGCCCTTTCGGACCAGAGCCTTAATCTGGCGCCTTAGACCAACTCGGCCATATCAACTTGGTGGCAAAAATCCTCCTGCAGAGATCACGAACGCTTTCTACCATCATCCTTCTTAACTAATACCGCTTTCTAAAACATTTTCTGAACTGTCTCTCAATTTCATTCTAATTTGAAATGCCACTGGGTATTGGCTAATTATAGTATTGGGACTAAGCATCATGTAAAAAACCAACATGGCGCACAGCACCTGATAACTTGGCCACCTACCTCTGTGCAGTCTGATCATCTGATGATAACGAGCGAAACAGGCAGAGGTGACACTCTACAAATCCAGAGCATAGCAAAGAAAGTGGCAACCAACAACATGCTACAGAGCAGGCACACTATATTCAGATTTCGGAGCCACATAGTTGTGGATTATATCACTAGTACGTAATAATGGTCTTTAGGCAACAGGATAAATAACACTGGTCTTTTCAGTACACTAAAATGTACTCGGGGTAGATGAAAATTGAAACATACATGTATGCTAATGGTAGTTGAAAACTTGAAATGTGCCCTATCTCAAGAAAATGCATACCTACAAACATGTGTTTCCCAAAAGGCTCGGAGCAATCATGTGAACATATAGCGAATTAAACCGTGCGTAGCAACGAAGAAAAGGGTCGTCGATGGTAAGGTCCAGTGCTTTCTGCAAGTTCCAAGCACCGTCCACTTTAGGCGACACCAGCAACACTTTAGAGGCCCATGCTCGAAACTGAGGACACCCGAATCTGTCTATCATCTCATTCACCTCGACCGCTGAAGGAAAGTTTTCTTCAAGTGGCACAAGCAGCAAAGACTCCAGCTCCTGCGCATCCCTGGCGATGAACTTGAGGAATTCAAACTCTTTCTGATTCCCGCGGAACTTATGGAAAACCATCCTCTTGACGCGTGATTTCCAGCATTTAACTGCACTGACCTCCTCCCAGAACTTGGCATGGTGCTCCCAGGTGGGTTGATAGGCAGTTGAGGATGGAGCATGTAGGGTAGACTGCATATTCATACCAGTGGGTGAACAGTTCAGTTGCATATATGGATCATGATGATATACAGTATTATAGCATTGTGTCTGGTGCCGAACAATGTTGTATTTCCGTCATTCATGTAATGGAAAGGGGTAATGCCCGGTTAAAAGAAAAGTATTTATAGCATTGCCAAATGACTGACTGACTGAAGGAATTGGGTGGTATATACCTCAATGTGCAGGATTGAGATGTTGGGGAAGCATCTGAGGAAGCTGGCTAGCGTCTTGACCTCGCTGAAGATACGGAAATTCACTTTCAAGGCCAATATCCTGACGCCTGGAACCACAGCGCATCTGCTCGCCATTGTGTCAGGCTGAAATGCGGTGCACCACGAAAAAGATGGATACCACACGTTAAATGTTCAATAATCATTGAGAAAATCATGATTGATGGATCAATGTGTATTGAACAAATTCACAGgttgagagagagatggagaggtaGCCAATACCTCGATGACATTGTTACCGATCTGCAGCTTGTGAACTCTTGGCTCCAGGTACCCGAGCACTCGCAAGCTGGGTGCACAAGCAATCTTGATCTTCACACGATCGCACCCAGCaatagaaggctccaaaaggatgaGGCGCTCCAAGAGTGGCGCGTCCATCACGGCGaacttctccatggtggacagcccAAGAAGCACACACCGGAGGCTTTGGCTGCGGAGATGGACGCGCTTGGGCGAATTGCGGGCCAGCGTAAGGGTCTGCAGGACGGGGCTAGCAGCGAGCAAGTAATCCAGGTCATGTTCGGTCATGCTGATACTTATCATGTCGAGcttccggaggtggggaagaaagaCGTCGGCGCTGCGGGAGAGGGCGACGGGGAACTTCCACCAGGACAGTGAGAGGCGCTGGAGCGAGGAGCAGCGGAGGATGTCGGCGGGGAGGTGCGGGTAGACGTGCCTGTTAAAGAGGGCGAGCTCCTGGGTGCCCTTGGCGGCGAGGAGGCGCGGCCAGTGGGCGAGCTCGCGGTTCAGGGAGGCGGGCCTGCAGTCGGTGAGGAGGACGGCGCGGAAGGGGCCCGGGTGGTCGGCGAGGACTCGGAGAACGGAGGCGGCGCGCGAGGGCTCGGGGAGGTGGGCGTCGTCGAGGACAAGAGGGGTGGAGCGCCACAGGTGGCGCCAGCGGGGGCCGAGAGAGGCGGTGCGGGCGGCGTCTGTGACGGGGAGGCGGGAGATGATGTGACGGAGGAGGTCGTCGTGGAGGGCGCTGATGCGGTCCTCGCCGTCGTACCCCGCggtggagaggagggtggcggcgccGTCGCCCATGGTGGCAACTGGCGAGGGTTTCGGTTCGATTTCGGCCGGAGCGGAGGAGCGAGCCGGAAATGGGTTCCTAGCGGCCCACCAAGCGGCCCCTGCCCACTGACCTGGAATAAGCTCGTTTTCCCGAATTTTATAGGAATTTCAACCCATGATAGGATTCCTGTAAGAAATTTTCTTTAAACCCTTTAGGCCTTCTTTTGTTTGGAGAAAATTTATATAGAAATTCTAAAGGATAGGATTTttgtaggaaaattttattttgatCCCTTTGGTTTGTATGAATGGATTCCCTATTCCTAAGTTTGATAGGAAACAATCCTTCACATTTCAAATAAAAATAAACATTTGCTTAGActgtatggaaaaattcctatcccatGACTCAAGTGACATCTCTTTtcttataggaattgagatgcatatcATCTTATTGACATCTATTTTTCTAGATACGTCTCATCCCATTTCCTATAGCTTTCTTATTCCTAAATTTACGAATGATTAACTGAACGGGAAAAGTGAAATTCTACTTGGATATTTAATTCTTGAGTCTAACTTCAAAATTATATCTACGTTGAAACGAAGGGAATACACTTTTAGTTAGGTTCCATCTCAACTGTAAACATTGACATGGACTAAAAGAAATTCGGGGAACATGGACTAATTTCTATCTACTCTCTgtccttgaaagagtgtacttccGACTTTGTTGGAAAGTCAATTCTTTTTATATTTGACCGTATTTGTACAATAATAgaccaacatttatgccatcaaagtAGCATAGTTTGACCCTTCAAGAAAGTTGAA
It contains:
- the LOC119340135 gene encoding uncharacterized protein LOC119340135, which encodes MGGSMEEQLHMTAAANKIAVPLKKHHPNLHMAHAGAGKGGGEAPAVMVTTPKASSQAPKHAHLLASPGACLCSPTTHAGSFRCRLHRGGAGVGLHEMGKKSSPGA
- the LOC119335815 gene encoding FBD-associated F-box protein At5g60610-like; this encodes MGDGAATLLSTAGYDGEDRISALHDDLLRHIISRLPVTDAARTASLGPRWRHLWRSTPLVLDDAHLPEPSRAASVLRVLADHPGPFRAVLLTDCRPASLNRELAHWPRLLAAKGTQELALFNRHVYPHLPADILRCSSLQRLSLSWWKFPVALSRSADVFLPHLRKLDMISISMTEHDLDYLLAASPVLQTLTLARNSPKRVHLRSQSLRCVLLGLSTMEKFAVMDAPLLERLILLEPSIAGCDRVKIKIACAPSLRVLGYLEPRVHKLQIGNNVIEPDTMASRCAVVPGVRILALKVNFRIFSEVKTLASFLRCFPNISILHIESTLHAPSSTAYQPTWEHHAKFWEEVSAVKCWKSRVKRMVFHKFRGNQKEFEFLKFIARDAQELESLLLVPLEENFPSAVEVNEMIDRFGCPQFRAWASKVLLVSPKVDGAWNLQKALDLTIDDPFLRCYARFNSLYVHMIAPSLLGNTCL